Genomic window (Streptomyces sp. SLBN-31):
CGCGCTGTTCTGGCGGAGCCTCTGACCGGCACACCCGCGGGGACCTGAGCAAGAAGGGGCGCCGCCCGAAGAGCCGGGCGGCATCCCCCTTTTTCCGGGTGTGCGCGGGCCGTCAGCGGACGCTGGCCTCCACCACCGAGATCGCGCCCGCGGTGGGCACCACCCGCTCCAGGTGGAAGCCCGCCTCGGCCAGCAGCTGCGCGTACTGTCCGGTGGTGCGCTCCTGGCCGCCCACAAGGAGCATCAGCCACAGGTCGACCAGTTTGGAGGCGTGCGCGGCGTTGGGCTTGTCCGGTACGACCATTTCCATCAGCAGCAGCCGGCCGTCCGGCCGCATCGCCGCCCGGACGTTGCGCAGGATCTCCAGGACCTGCTCCTTGGGCCAGTCGTGCACGATGTGCTTGAGGACGTAGGCGTCCCCGCCCTTGGGCACCGGCCCGAACAGGTCGGCGGCCACCACCTCGCACCGGTCGGCGACCTGCTGCTCGGCGAGGTAGTCGGCGGCCCCGCTGTCGGCCACCCGCGGGTCGGCGAGGATGCCCCGCACGCCCGGCGCCTTGTTCAAGATGCCCGCGAGGAGCTCGCCGCGCCCGGCGCAGAAGTCCACGACCGTGCCGTACGGGGAGAAGTCGTAGGCGGCCAGGATCGGTTCGGTCTCGGTGGCGGACATCGCGCCCATGCCCTTCATGAACACCTCCCCGTACTCCGGCTTGGCCTGAAGGAACTCAAAGGCCGTCATGCCGCGCAGCTTGGGCAGGCTCGGCTCCCCCGAGCGCACCGCGTCGACGAAGTGCGACCAGTCCTCCCAGTGGATGGGATGCCCCATGAGCACCGCGATGCCCCGCATCGACATCGGCGCGTCCTCCAGCAGCGCCGTTGCCATCGGACTCAGCGCGAAGCGGCCGTCCTTGCGCTCGGTGAAGATGCCGTTGGAGGCGAGCAGCCGCAGCAGCCGGTGCAGGGTGTCGGGGTGGGCGCCGACCCGCTCGGCGACCTCCGCGACGGGCAGCGGACCGCCCTGCAGCGCCTCGGCCACGCGCAGCTGCGCGGCGGCGTAGATGGCCTGGCTGAGCATGGCGCCCTGCACCATCTCCAGCAGCGAGAACGGTGCGGGGGCCAGCTTGCGCACCAGCCTCTGCAAAGCGGCGCGTACGCCTTCGACGACTCGCACGACACGGGCGGGCGGCAGCGGCATGGGTTCCTCCGTGAGGGGGCGGCGGGACGGCGGGCGCCCGCGGCGGGCAAGGGCCGGGCGCGCCCGCGGCCCTGTCGGCCGCGCGTACGCGCCTTCAAGACACCGAGACTCCGGTGGCGCGGACGGGCCCCGCTCGCACACCGCTGGAGCCACCCCCACACCCACCCGCCCTCTGCCCCATGAGGGGCGGGGGGCTCCAGTTGGTCCCCACCCGCGCTCCGGGAGCAGTTGAGAGTGCCCGGTGACGATGGGCTCCGTCCGTCTCGGCCAGGGGTCGAGAAGAGTCCCGGAGGGGGCCGTTCCCGTGAAGAAGCTTGCCTCGTCTGCCGCGCTGTCGGAGCGCGCCGAGCGCATCGCCCGGCGTTCGCGCGCCGACAACTGGAAGAAGCCGCCGCGGCGCATCGAGACGTCCGAGTGCATCACCTGCGACAGCTGTCTGCGCGGCTGCCCCGCGGAGTTCGGCGCCATCTTCGACCTCGGCCTGGACGTGGTGATCGTTCCCGAACTGTGCTCGGGCTGTCCGGCCTGCGTCCTGGAGTGCCCGGTCGACTGCATCTACGTCGACGAGGAGTGGACCCCCACCGGCGACGCGATGTGGAACCACATCGAACTCACCGCCGAGAGCGCCGCATGACGGATTCCGCAGGGCGCCAGGAGTCCCGCCGCGCCGCACACGCCAGGAAGCGCATCAGCCGCCGTCCCAGCCGGCTCGGCCTGCCCGCCGGGAGCACGGCCGTACCGGACCGCGTCCGGGATGAGGAGGCCGGGTTCCCCGCCCTGCTGCAGCGCGTCTGGCAGCGTGCGGCCAAGGCACCGGACCTGCCGTCGGCTCTTGAGGTGCTGCTCACCCTCGACGGACACGTGCCCGCCGACATCCAGCTGCGGGCCCTGAACTCGGCCGAGCAGGCCGCCCTGAGCGCACTGTGCGGCCTGACCTGGCGTGACGCCGACGCCGACGCGTCCACCGCCACCGCCGCGGAGCCCGGCGTCGGCTCCAATGGCTCCGATGAGCGGCCCGTCTTCCGCGGTGAGATCGCCCTGACCACCAGCGGCCGCATCGCCGTACGCACCCCCGGCGGCCGCCCCCTGGATGCCCGCGACCTGGTCGGCGGGGTGCGCCGGGTGCCCTGGAGCCGCGCCGTCCTGGACGTCTACCGGCGCGAGCTGCACGACGCCCGCCGGCGGCGTGCCGCCGGCGCCGCCGACTGCCGTGCCTGGCTGGCCGAGCAGGGGCAGGAGGGCCGTGATGCGCTGGTCGTCCAGGCCCGGCAGGCGGCCCTGCGCACCGCCCCGTTCGTCCTGTACCAGCAGGACACGCAGTACACCAACTTCCGCGGCCGCAACACCCTGACCGGCAAGACGCTGTGGCCGGGCCATCCCGACTGCGCGTTGAGCGCCCTGCACGGCCTGCCGCTGGAGTTGTGGTCGGACCAGGACACCCAGCTGGTCGTCTGCCTCACGCTGCTCATCCGCTCGGCCGGCTTCGGCCGCATCGAGGAGGCCAACGGCACCCAGCTGAGCGTCGAGCACGTCGCCCACACCCTGGAACGGGTGCGCCGCACCTACAACGCCGTCCCCGTGCCCGGCGCCGAGCCGGTGCCCGCCCCCGCCTCCCACACCGTCGCCGACCTCGACCACCTCGCCGCCGCGCTGCGCGAACGCCGCCGGCAGGTGGCCGGCAGCGCCCAGCTGTACCGCGAGATCCACGGGGCGCTGATGCACAAGGTGGAGCGGGTGGCCGCCGCCCCCGGCGACGTCGCCCGCGCCCGGCAGGGGGCCGTCGCCGAGCACCTGCGCGCCCGGCTGCCGCTGACCGGCGACACGCTCGCCGACCTCGGCCGCGATCTCGACGCCGCGCCCGGCTGGCTGGCCCGCCCGCACGGCGCCTTCGCCACCGGCCTGGAGTCTTTGGTCTACGAGGCCGTGGCCGCGACCGCCACCGCCTTCGACGCCGACTTCGCGATGAGCCGCGGCATGCGCTCGCTGCCCGCCCTGATCCGCGCGCTGCGCGGCGAGAGCTGGGCGGAGATCTGCGACTGGGACATCACCCACTTCTTCTGCTGTGTGGTGCCGCGCCCCGAGGCCGCCGCCCACTTCGGCCACTCCACGGCCGCGCTCGCCGACGCCGCCTGGGCGATGTCCTCGCGCATGCAGTACAACTCCTGGCACTTCGTCGCCGGCAACCTGCCGCCGGCGCCCGAGGTGGACGCCCGCGACCACTTCGTGCCGCCCGTCATCCCCGACCTGGCGTTCTTCTCCGACCAGCACCACCACGGGCACGTCAACAACAACGTGCGCTTCTCCATCCGCTCCCCGCAGGGCGTCGACGTCGACGGCCGCCGCTTCGAGGGCTTCATGGACCTGCGGCTGCTGCGCTGCGCCGGGCAGCCGTTCGGCGAGCAGGACCTGCTCGCCGCGCACCAGGTGTCCGCCTTCATCGCCCGCGCCACCTCACTCGCCGCCCAACTGGCCGCGGCCGGGACCGGGCTGGAGGTCACCGCCTTCGACTCCGGCTGGCACTGGGAGTCCATCACGGGCCGTGCACCGGCCGGTGCACACTCCCTGACCGGTCAGGTCCGCCGAGCGTCATGAGCGGGGGAGCGTTGACCGCGCACGGTGTCCGCCACACCACAGACCTCCTCAGGCGGGGCGAGCTGAGCGCTCTGGAGCACACCACCGCTGTCCTGGCCGCCGCCCGCGAACACGACACCCTGGACGCCTACGTCGCCATCGCGGGCGAGGAGGCGCTGCGCGCGGCCGCGCGCGCCGATGCGCTCATCCGCGAACTGGGTGCCGACACCTGGCGCACCTGGCCGCTGCTGGGCGTCACCGTCTCCGTCAAGGACCTGCTGCAGACCCGCGACCTGCCCACCGTGCGCGGCTCGCTGCTGCCCAACGACCGGCCCCGCCAGGACGCCCCGGCCGTGGCCCGGCTGCGCGCCGCCGGCGCCGTCATCGTCGGCAAGACCGCCACGTCCGAATACGGCTGGAGCGCCTGCACCCTCTCCCGCGTCGCCCCGCCCGTGCGCAACCCCCACGACCCGCGCCTGAGCGCGGGCGGCTCCAGCGGCGGCGCCGCCGCCGCGGTGGCCGCCGGCCTGTGCGACGCCGCCCTGGGCACCGACGGCGCCGGATCCATCCGCATCCCGGCCGCGTTCTGCGGCGTCGTCGGCTACAAACCCACCCTGGGCCGCATCCCGTACGTGCCCAACAGCGCCGACCGGCTCGCCCACCAGGGCCCCCTGGCCCGCACCGTCGCCGAGGCCGCCCTGCTCGCCCGCGTCATGGCCGGCCCCCACCCCGCCGACCCCGACTCCGCGCTCGGCTCCCTCGACGCCCCCCGCGCCGCCCGCACCCTGCGCATCGGCTGGATCGACTACGACATCACCACCGACGAGGTCCGCCGCGTCGCCGCACAGGCCCGCCTGGCCCTCATCGCCCAGGGCCACCGGGTGAGGGACGTCGAGGTGCGCTGCGAGCGCCTCTACCCCGCGCTCGTCGACCTCCTGGCCGCCTCCGAGGCGGCCGGCGCCCGCCCCGAGGACGACCAGTGGGCCGATCCCGGCCGCCTGGAGGTGATCCGCTACGGGCGCACCCTTAGCGGCGCCGACGTCATCCGCGCCGAAGAGGTCCGCCAGAACCTGCGCGCCACCCTGCGCACCGTCATGGACCGCTACGACGTCCTGGCCATGGCCACCGTGCCCGTCGAGCCGTTCGCCTACGACGCCGTCGGCCCGCCCTGGGCGGCCGACCCGGGTGATCTGCGGTGGCTGGCCTGGGCGCCCGCCTCCTACCCCTTCAACATGACCGGCCAGCCCGCCCTGTCCCTGCCCGCCGGCCGCACGTCGGCCGGCCTGCCGGTGGGCGTGCAACTGGTCGGCCCCGTCGGCGGCGACGACCTGGTCCTGGCCCTGGCCGGGCGCCTGGAGGCCGACCTCGGCACACCGCTGCCGCCCCCCGCAAGGGCCCTGCAGCCCGCCGCCGCCCACTAACCCCCGCCCCGCGAAAGGACGTTATTCCATGTACGTCAGGTCATGGTCCTCGCCCGCCGCCCAGGGCAGCGTCGGGCGGCCCTCCTTCGTGGCCGACCACGCCCTGTGGGACGACGCCCGCACCGCCGCCGCCGAACGGATCGAAGCCGCCCTCGCCGACATCGACCTCGTCCGCCTCGTCTTCGGCGACCCGCACGGACTGGCCCGCTCCAAGACCCTCACCGCCGAGGCGTTCCGCTCCGTGCTGCGCAACGGCATGAACTTCAGCCCCGGCCCGTTCGTCTTCGACACCGGACACGCCGTCGCCGTCGACTTCCTGGGCGAGCACGGCATCGGCGTCGACGAGATCGCCGGCGCCGGCAACTTCATCCTCGTGCCCGACCCGCTCACCTTCCAGGTGCTGCCCGGCGGTGACGCCCGCACCGCCTGGGTGATCGGCGACGAGTACCTGCGCGACGGCACCCCCCACCCGCTGTCCTCCCGGGCCGTGCTGCGCCGCGTCGCCGACCGCTACGCCCAGCACGCCCTGGCCCCCGTCGTGGGCCTGGAAGTGGAGTGGTACCTCACCCGCCGCCTGGACAACGAACCCGGCAACACCGGCAACGGCTTCGGCCTCCAAGGCCAGGCCCCGCGCGTGACGGCGGTGAACGCCGGCTACCAGTTCAACCTCGACGCCCACTACGACACCCTCGCCCCCCTGACCGACCCGCTCGCCCTGCACCTGCTCGCCCTGGGCCTGCCCCTGCGCTCGATGGAACACGAATCCGGGCCCGGCCAGGTGGAGACGACGTTCAGCCCGATGTCCGCCCTGGATGCCGCCGACGCCATGCTGCTGTTCCGCACCACCGTCAAGAACTGGTGCGCCCGCCGCGGCCACCACGCCTCCTTCATGTCCAAGCCGCTCCTGGACGCCGCCGACCCCAGCGGCTGGCACCTCAACCAGTCGGTCACCGACCTCACCACGAACACCAACCTGTTCGCCGCCGACGCCCTCTGCGGCGGACCGTCCCCGCAGGGCAAGGCCTACGCCGAGGGACTGCTGTCCTTCGCCCGCGAGCTGTGCCTTGTGTCGGTGCCCACCGTCAACGGCTACCGGCGCCTGGCCGCCGAGCACACCCTGGCCCCCACCCGGCTCGGCGTCAGCCAGGAAGACCGCAGCGCCATGCTCCGCCTCGTCGGCCACGGCGCCGGCGCGCACATCGAAAACCGCATCGGCGAACCGTGCGCCAACCCCTACCTCACCATCGCCGCCCAGCTCTACGCCGGCCTCGAGGGCCTGACCGCCCAGCCCGCACCCGCCCCCGGCGGACAGCCGGCCACCGGCGGCGCCCCGGCGGCCGACGGCGCGCCGGCGGTGGTGCCGCAGGACCTGCGCGAGGCCCTCGACGCCTTCCGTACCGGACGGGCCGCCCGGCTGCTGGGCGAGCCCCTGGCCGCCTGCCTGACCAAACTCAAGGAAAGCGAACTGCGCCGCTACCAGGCCTGGTGCCTGCAGGCCGCCCCCGCCCCCGGGCAGGTCACCGAGTGGGAACAGCGTGAGTACTTCGGCGCCTACTGACCCCCCGGCCCCCGCCCCCTGCCGCTCCACTCCCGACGGAGGCCGCGCATGATCGCCCGCTACACGCTGCCCGAGATGGCCGCCCTGTTCACCGACCACGCCCGCTACACCACCTGGGTGCGGGTGGAGATCCTCGCCTCCCAGGCACAGGCCGCCCTCGGCCACGTCCCCCACGAGGCGGTGAAGGACATGCGCCGCGCCCCCGTCCCCGACCCCGAGCGGGTCGCCGCCATCGAACGGGAACGCGACCACGAGGTGCTCTCCTTCCTCGCCGCCTACTGCGAGAACATCCCCGACACCTCAGCCCGCTGGGTCCATCTGGGCATGACCAGCTACGACCTCGTCGACACCGCGCTGGGCCACACCCTGGCCCGCGCCACCGACCTCCTCACCGCAGCCGCCCGCCGGCTGCGCCGGGTGCTGACCGAGCGGGCCCTGGAACACTGGGACACCGTGATGGTGGGCCGCACCCACGGCATGCACGCCGAACCCACCACCTTCGGCCACAAACTCGCCGGCCACGCCTTCGCCGTCGACCGCTCACTGCACCGCCTGGCCGCCGCCCGCCAGGCCGTCGCCGTCGGCACCATCTCCGGCTCGGTCGGCACCTACGCACTGATCGACCCCCGCGTCGAGGAACACGTCTGCGCCGCCCTCGGCCTGACCGTCGAACCCGCCCCCAGCCAGGTCGTCGCCCGCGACCGCCACGCCCAGCTGCTGCAGGCCGTGGCCACCCTGGGCGCCTGCGTGGAACACCTCGCCCTGGAACTGCGGCTGCTGCAG
Coding sequences:
- a CDS encoding methyltransferase encodes the protein MPLPPARVVRVVEGVRAALQRLVRKLAPAPFSLLEMVQGAMLSQAIYAAAQLRVAEALQGGPLPVAEVAERVGAHPDTLHRLLRLLASNGIFTERKDGRFALSPMATALLEDAPMSMRGIAVLMGHPIHWEDWSHFVDAVRSGEPSLPKLRGMTAFEFLQAKPEYGEVFMKGMGAMSATETEPILAAYDFSPYGTVVDFCAGRGELLAGILNKAPGVRGILADPRVADSGAADYLAEQQVADRCEVVAADLFGPVPKGGDAYVLKHIVHDWPKEQVLEILRNVRAAMRPDGRLLLMEMVVPDKPNAAHASKLVDLWLMLLVGGQERTTGQYAQLLAEAGFHLERVVPTAGAISVVEASVR
- a CDS encoding 4Fe-4S dicluster domain-containing protein, with protein sequence MKKLASSAALSERAERIARRSRADNWKKPPRRIETSECITCDSCLRGCPAEFGAIFDLGLDVVIVPELCSGCPACVLECPVDCIYVDEEWTPTGDAMWNHIELTAESAA
- a CDS encoding amidase; this translates as MTAHGVRHTTDLLRRGELSALEHTTAVLAAAREHDTLDAYVAIAGEEALRAAARADALIRELGADTWRTWPLLGVTVSVKDLLQTRDLPTVRGSLLPNDRPRQDAPAVARLRAAGAVIVGKTATSEYGWSACTLSRVAPPVRNPHDPRLSAGGSSGGAAAAVAAGLCDAALGTDGAGSIRIPAAFCGVVGYKPTLGRIPYVPNSADRLAHQGPLARTVAEAALLARVMAGPHPADPDSALGSLDAPRAARTLRIGWIDYDITTDEVRRVAAQARLALIAQGHRVRDVEVRCERLYPALVDLLAASEAAGARPEDDQWADPGRLEVIRYGRTLSGADVIRAEEVRQNLRATLRTVMDRYDVLAMATVPVEPFAYDAVGPPWAADPGDLRWLAWAPASYPFNMTGQPALSLPAGRTSAGLPVGVQLVGPVGGDDLVLALAGRLEADLGTPLPPPARALQPAAAH
- a CDS encoding glutamine synthetase family protein, which encodes MYVRSWSSPAAQGSVGRPSFVADHALWDDARTAAAERIEAALADIDLVRLVFGDPHGLARSKTLTAEAFRSVLRNGMNFSPGPFVFDTGHAVAVDFLGEHGIGVDEIAGAGNFILVPDPLTFQVLPGGDARTAWVIGDEYLRDGTPHPLSSRAVLRRVADRYAQHALAPVVGLEVEWYLTRRLDNEPGNTGNGFGLQGQAPRVTAVNAGYQFNLDAHYDTLAPLTDPLALHLLALGLPLRSMEHESGPGQVETTFSPMSALDAADAMLLFRTTVKNWCARRGHHASFMSKPLLDAADPSGWHLNQSVTDLTTNTNLFAADALCGGPSPQGKAYAEGLLSFARELCLVSVPTVNGYRRLAAEHTLAPTRLGVSQEDRSAMLRLVGHGAGAHIENRIGEPCANPYLTIAAQLYAGLEGLTAQPAPAPGGQPATGGAPAADGAPAVVPQDLREALDAFRTGRAARLLGEPLAACLTKLKESELRRYQAWCLQAAPAPGQVTEWEQREYFGAY
- the purB gene encoding adenylosuccinate lyase — translated: MIARYTLPEMAALFTDHARYTTWVRVEILASQAQAALGHVPHEAVKDMRRAPVPDPERVAAIERERDHEVLSFLAAYCENIPDTSARWVHLGMTSYDLVDTALGHTLARATDLLTAAARRLRRVLTERALEHWDTVMVGRTHGMHAEPTTFGHKLAGHAFAVDRSLHRLAAARQAVAVGTISGSVGTYALIDPRVEEHVCAALGLTVEPAPSQVVARDRHAQLLQAVATLGACVEHLALELRLLQRTEVREVEEARTSAYQGSSAMPHKRNPTTSERLCGLGRLLRGYADTALENVALWHERDLAHQSVERVILPDSLGVGHFQATKAADLVATLTVDTDRMRAHIDHTDGLLYSSSVLAELLSDGVEREHAYRSVQAAANHTLATGEHFGAALAKQGIDLAGLGPERFLTHHDVIRTRLEKLHELED